GCATCCCGATACAGGAAACAAATTCAAAAAGATTTTTCAAACAGTCGATTTTAAACTAGGCGAATTAATTCGACGCAGTATCAATGTGTCCGAAATTATGACAGGTGTAGGCATAGAAATAAAATATCCTCATGGGTTAGTCATTACCTCTGTGGGTTTCACGTCTGATGGTTCAACTGCAATTATTAATTTACTGGATAAAATATATGAAAATATTAATTTTTTATACCCTATTTTAATTCCAGCCAAAGAAGTTTTAACGCTAGGGTGGCTACTAGCTTTATATGACCGTCGAGAAATACCGATTGATGAAGTTTACCCAGACCTATTGAAACTATTAATGGGGCCACCTCTGAGACGCCCCGAGCCAGTTCACATTGTAGAGCGGTTGCAAAAGCTTATCGGCGGAAAAGTGGATGAAGAGGGGGGACGCTTCTACCTTTTTACAACTGAATTGCCTAAAATGGAAATGAATATGGTAGCCGAGGGAATGCGCAAATTTGCCACCCTTTACAAGCTACTTGCTAACGGTACTCTTACACCCGAAACCACCCTGTTTTGGGACGAGCCCGAAGCGAATTTAAACCCGGCCTTGTTGAAAGAAATGGCGGCGGTGTTGGCCGAATTGGCGCGGGCGGGCTTTCAAATTATATTAGCCACGCACAGCTTATTTTTGATGAAAGAACTGCATATTCTTTCGCAGAAGCAGCCGCTGCCAGTGCGGTATTTTGGGCTTTACACTGGCGAAAATGGCGGTACGCAAGTGGAAACCACCGACAATTTTATGCAATTACAACACGTGGCGGCCCTGGATGCAGAATTAGCGCAAACGTTCGATTTTGAAGATGCCTTAGATCAGGATTATGCCGGTGATTCCTGAGGATAAATTAGAATTCCATTTTCCAGAGGCTGATTCCTGGTACGCCTTCAAATACGATGAGAAAGACAAGGGCAAATTCGGCTTTTATCGGGAGAGAATTGAGAAAATAGATGGCATGAAAGGCGTGAATATCGTGGCTGGCATCGGCCCCAATTTTCCGGTTTTAACGCTGATAGAAATCAAGGACTTTCGGGAAGACGGCAAGGCACTGCGAGAGAAAATGCGGACAGGGGAAATCCCACTGGAGATTTTACAAAAAGCCTTGAACACTTGCAGCGGCCTGTATCTGGGGGCCCGCCACCAGGACCCTTTGCTTGCGGCGGACCTGCGGGCGGCGGTGTTGCGCCCGTTTCAGCGCATCGAATTAATTTTCTTTTTGGTGGAAGCCCCGCTACAGCCGTCGCCCCAAGAGCGCGACACGCGGCAAAAAGAAAACAACCGGCGTACCCAGCGGCAGGATATGCTCAAAAAGATGCGAGAGAAACTGGACCCGCTGGGGATTCGATGCGCCTTGGCCGACTTGGTAAAGTTACCGCGCAACTGCGGCTGGACGGTGACTTCGCAGCCTTAAAACTCGAAAAAAGGGCCGCGGGCGCGGCACCCCCGGCCGTCCCGCCGGCCCTCTTCCGCCCCCAGCCGCTGGCGGCGCTGTAACTTTGTCCCCCGTCATGCCTGAACGCTCCAACCCCCCAACCCCAGCGTCGGCCGCGAAATTTATTTTCGTCACCGGCGGCGTCACTTCTTCACTCGGCAAAGGAATCATTTCCGCCTCGCTGGCCAAGCTCTTGCAGGCCAGAGGGTTCCGAGTCACCATCCAGAAGTTCGATCCGTACATCAACATCGACCCGGGCACGCTCAACCCCTACGAGCACGGCGAGTGCTACGTGACCGACGACGGCGCCGAAACCGACCTCGACCTCGGCCACTACGAGCGGTTCCTCAACACCCCCACCTCGCAGGCCAACAACGTCACCACGGGCCGCATCTACGACACCGTGATCCGGCGCGAGCGCGAGGGCGCTTTCCTCGGCAAAACCGTGCAGGTGGTGCCCCACATCACCGACGAGATCAAGCGGCGGATGCTGCTGCTGGGCCAGGGCGGCGAGTTTGACGTGGTGATTACCGAAATTGGCGGCTGCATCGGCGACATCGAGAGCCTGCCCTTTGTGGAGGCCGTGCGCCAGCTGCGCTGGGAGCTGCCGCCCAACGATTCGCTGGTCATTCACCTCACGCTGCTGCCGTATTTGGCCGCCGCCGGCGAGCTCAAAACCAAGCCCACGCAGCACTCGGTGCGCGACTTGCGCGAGGCCGGCCTGCAGCCCGACATCCTGGTGTGCCGCACCGAGCACTCGATTCCGCCCGAAATGCGGCGCAAGATTGCGCTCTTCTGCAACGTCAAAATCAACTCCGTCATCGAGTCGCTCGACGCCGACACCATCTACTCGGTGCCGCTGATGATGCTGAAGGAGCAGCTCGACGAGCGCGTCATCAAGCGGCTGAAGCTGACCGGTGGGGCCCCACAGCCCGACCTGGAAGTGTGGAAAGACTTCCTGGGCCGCCTCAAAAACCCCACCGAGGAAGTAACCATCGCCTTGGTAGGCAAGTACGTGGAGCTGCCCGACGCCTACAAGTCCATCAACGAGTCGTTTGTGCACGCCGGGGCCCTCAACGAGTGCCGGGTGAAGGTGCGCAGCATCCAGTCCGACCACCTCACGCCCGAAAACGTGGCCGAAAACCTGCGCGGCGTCGACGCCGTGCTGGTGGCCCCGGGCTTCGGCGAGCGGGGCTTCGAAGGCAAAATTGCCGCCGTGCAGTACGTGCGGGAAAACGGAATTCCGTTCTTCGGCATCTGCCTGGGCATGCAGGTGGCCGTGGTGGAGTACGCCCGCCACGTGCTGGGCCTGCCCGACGCCAACTCGACCGAGATGGACGCCCTCACCCCCCACCCCGTCATCGCCATGATGGAGTCGCAGAAGGACATCACCCAAAAGGGCGGCACCATGCGCCTGGGGGCCTACGCCTGCGATTTGCGGCGCGGCTCGCGGGCAGCCAAGGCCTACGGCAAGACCCACATCAGCGAGCGCCACCGCCACCGCTTCGAGTTCAACGGCGAGTACCTGGCCCAGTTCGAGGCCGCCGGCATGCAGGCCTCGGGCACCAACCCCGAAACGGGGCTGGTCGAAATCATCGAGCTGCCCCAAACCGTGCACCCCTGGTTCGTGGCCGGCCAGTTCCACCCCGAGTTGAAAAGTACCGTCGAGAACCCGCACCCGCTGTTCGTGCGCTTCGTGCGGGCCGCTATGCAGTACCGCAAGGGGTAGGTTGTAGCGCGGACTCGCAGAGTCCACGCTACTTTTTTGCCCCGCGCCATCGGCGGGGGGCGCCGTACCTTTGCGCATCGTTTCACAGTTACGTTAATGGATAAAAATTCCGCCACCGGCCTATTTCTCATATCGGCCCTGATTCTGGTATACTTGTTCTTCTTCAGCCCCAAACAGGCCGACGTTGAAAAAGCCAAAAAGCAAGAAGCCGCCACGGCCGCCGCCCGCACTGCCACCCAGCCCGCCGCGGGGGCCCCAGCCGCCGCCGCCGTGCCCGCCGGCCTCGCCCCCGACGCGCCGCTCGACTCCGCTGCTGGCCCAGTGCAGGCCGTGACGCTGCAAAACGCCGACCTCACCATTACGCTTTCCTCCCGCGGGGGCCGCGTGACGGCCGTGCGCCTGAACAAGTACAAGACCTTCTTCGGCAAGCCGCTGAACCTGCTTGATGCCCAAAGCGCCCGCCTCGACACGCGCTTCCGCACCGTGGACGGCAAAACGATTCGCTTCTCGGACCTCAACTTCCAGCCCT
This genomic stretch from Hymenobacter sp. PAMC 26628 harbors:
- a CDS encoding CTP synthase is translated as MPERSNPPTPASAAKFIFVTGGVTSSLGKGIISASLAKLLQARGFRVTIQKFDPYINIDPGTLNPYEHGECYVTDDGAETDLDLGHYERFLNTPTSQANNVTTGRIYDTVIRREREGAFLGKTVQVVPHITDEIKRRMLLLGQGGEFDVVITEIGGCIGDIESLPFVEAVRQLRWELPPNDSLVIHLTLLPYLAAAGELKTKPTQHSVRDLREAGLQPDILVCRTEHSIPPEMRRKIALFCNVKINSVIESLDADTIYSVPLMMLKEQLDERVIKRLKLTGGAPQPDLEVWKDFLGRLKNPTEEVTIALVGKYVELPDAYKSINESFVHAGALNECRVKVRSIQSDHLTPENVAENLRGVDAVLVAPGFGERGFEGKIAAVQYVRENGIPFFGICLGMQVAVVEYARHVLGLPDANSTEMDALTPHPVIAMMESQKDITQKGGTMRLGAYACDLRRGSRAAKAYGKTHISERHRHRFEFNGEYLAQFEAAGMQASGTNPETGLVEIIELPQTVHPWFVAGQFHPELKSTVENPHPLFVRFVRAAMQYRKG
- a CDS encoding AAA family ATPase — translated: MLKRLHLRNFTVFADADFEFGPGLNVIVGANGTGKSHVLKAAYAMIYGALDWIRENKIDKITGQLVAQSDSNTVAHPDTGNKFKKIFQTVDFKLGELIRRSINVSEIMTGVGIEIKYPHGLVITSVGFTSDGSTAIINLLDKIYENINFLYPILIPAKEVLTLGWLLALYDRREIPIDEVYPDLLKLLMGPPLRRPEPVHIVERLQKLIGGKVDEEGGRFYLFTTELPKMEMNMVAEGMRKFATLYKLLANGTLTPETTLFWDEPEANLNPALLKEMAAVLAELARAGFQIILATHSLFLMKELHILSQKQPLPVRYFGLYTGENGGTQVETTDNFMQLQHVAALDAELAQTFDFEDALDQDYAGDS